A region of Silurus meridionalis isolate SWU-2019-XX chromosome 13, ASM1480568v1, whole genome shotgun sequence DNA encodes the following proteins:
- the LOC124395629 gene encoding uncharacterized protein LOC124395629 produces the protein MEQTLPNLIRFYFLLGFRHSEILMSLSNLDGIIISMSTLRRYLKCLGLFRRKAHSDLLEVALFLQEQLNQHGMLHGYKVMHLKCIQAGLVISQRTIRHLLKILDPRGVNLRRRNRLRRRLYRNPGPNFLWHLDSYDKLKPYGICINGSIDGFSRMIIWLHAYTTNSNPKVIAGYFLDEVQNRNGTATRIRADLGTENCLVKQMQLFLRGNHDDVFSERCFITGSSNHNQRIEQWWGFLRRQHTQYWINVFQDLKDMDYFSGDFLDKNLIQFTCLEIIERELHEVACLWNCHRIRPSRNAVSPSGRPLMMYTLPRLFGTTDYLKTVSYQQVHACKEECLPRGPHPCDETVFDICCLVMSENYLNPPTTPEEAIELYLFLRAYMHILLEL, from the exons ATGGAGCAAACATTGCCAAATTTaattcgcttttatttcttacttgGGTTTAGACATTCGGAGATATTAATGTCATTGAGTAATTTGGATGGTATTATCATTAGTATGTCAACACTGCGCAGGTATCTAAAGTGCTTAGGACTGTTCAGGAGAAAAGCACATTCTGACCTTCTCGAAGTAGCTCTCTTTCTCCAGGAGCAGCTAAACCAACATGGAATGCTTCATGGATACAAAGTCATGCATTTGAAATGCATCCAAGCTGGCTTAGTGATATCTCAGAGAACTATCCGGCACCTGCTGAAAATTCTGGATCCTCGCGGAGTTAACCTGAGGCGCAGAAATCGTCTAAGACGACGTCTTTACAGAAACCCAGGTCCCAACTTCTTGTGGCACCTAGATTCCTATGATAAACTCAAACCATATGGAATATGTATTAATGGGTCAATTGATGGGTTTTCACGCATGATCATATGGCTCCATGCTTACACCACAAACAGCAATCCAAAAGTTATTGCTGGTTACTTCCTTGATGAAGTGCAAAATAGGAATGGCACTGCTACAAGAATCAGGGCAGACCTGGGAACTGAAAACTGTTTAGTGAAACAGATGCAGTTATTTTTAAGAGGTAACCATGACGACGTGTTTTCAGAGAGATGCTTCATTACTGGCTCAAGTAATCATAACCAGAGGATTGAACAGTGGTGGGGATTTTTAAGAAGACAACATACACAGTACTGGATCAATGTCTTCCAAGACTTGAAGGACATGGATTACTTCTCAGGGGATTTCCTTGACAAAAATCTAATACAGTTTACATGTCTGGAAATAATTGAG aggGAGCTGCATGAAGTTGCTTGTCTGTGGAACTGCCACAGAATTCGCCCCAGCAGGAATGCAGTTTCTCCAAGTGGACGACCACTAATGATGTACACCCTTCCACGCCTCTTTGGCACTACAGACTATCTCAAGACTGTATCCTATCAACAAGTACATGCTTGTAAAGAGGAATGCCTGCCAAGAGGGCCACATCCATGTGATGAGACTGTTTTTGACATTTGTTGCCTAGTAATGTCAGAAAACTATCTAAACCCACCCACTACTCCAGAAGAAGCAATTgaactttatctttttttacgAGCCTACATGCATATTCTTTTAGAGCTTTAA